A DNA window from Ctenopharyngodon idella isolate HZGC_01 chromosome 8, HZGC01, whole genome shotgun sequence contains the following coding sequences:
- the c8h1orf174 gene encoding UPF0688 protein C1orf174 homolog, whose product MRAKQTVVGSHRQRVCGAVSLNPPGVKSSVKKAVRRRILRGLVQRSASDIASAARQMAGDGDEAKRLPKRPFHVEVEENSSANINENVNIQPGKKTQGERRGKENSAAKCTGLTSGSAEVKMDQTVHGSQTREDPSIFFDEDSNHIFPVEQFFGNLDVVQDYPRRTPGSKRMSRREYRSMHYYAKEDSEDEHL is encoded by the exons ATGAGGGCAAAGCAG ACTGTCGTTGGAAGCCACAGACAGCGAGTGTGCGGCGCTGTCTCTTTAAACCCGCCCGGTGTGAAAAGTTCAGTCAAG AAGGCGGTGAGGAGGAGAATTCTGCGCGGTTTGGTGCAGAGATCAGCGTCTGATATCGCGAGCGCAGCGCGGCAGATGGCTGGCGACGGCGACGAGGCCAAACGTCTCCCAAAGAGACCGTTTCACGTCGAAGTAGAGGAGAACTCCAGCGCGAACATTAATGAAAACGTCAACATTCAGCCCGGGAAAAAGACTCAGGGTGAACGGCGAGGTAAGGAGAACTCTGCCGCCAAGTGTACGGGTCTGACAAGCGGCTCTGCAGAGGTGAAGATGGACCAGACCGTTCACGGTTCCCAAACGCGAGAGGACCCCAGCATTTTCTTCGACGAGGACAGCAATCACATTTTCCCAGTGGAGCAGTTCTTTGGGAACCTGGATGTTGTTCAG GATTACCCACGCAGAACCCCAGGAAGCAAGAGAATGAGTCGGAGAGAGTACAGGAGCATGCATTACTATGCCAAAGAGGACAGTGAAGACGAGCATCTATGA
- the b3gnt7l gene encoding UDP-GlcNAc:betaGal beta-1,3-N-acetylglucosaminyltransferase 7, like translates to MTTPLATQTDCSLRSACVMEFFCRKKKNLRTAVSLTLIFATLLMLQKLITVDTNIKSIKVKNKFCGPECSSLKRKIIKAVENSSQSGGNDLALVGKPMPTKWDVSRIKCSENYTITDQGWFRRLNPKFREFVLKRHCRYFPMLLNHPEKCSGDVDVLVVVKSVIEEHDRREAVRQTWGKEQEIQGLKIKTLFLLGTPATGKDARNLQALVQYEDRTYGDILQWDFMDTFFNLTLKEVNFLRWFNIYCSGVPFIFKGDDDVFVHTKNLIELIGFRVEENKVENLIVGDTILEAKPIRNRQSKYFIPKELYDKRYPPYLGGGGFLMSSQVARRVFVVSESVELYPIDDVFLGMCLQKLHIVPELHLGFRTFGIIKRKVTPLNREPCFFRNLIVVHKLIPQELLHMWNLVQNEELVCARQVVI, encoded by the coding sequence ATGACAACTCCGCTGGCCACCCAAACAGACTGCTCTCTGAGGAGCGCGTGCGTAATGGAATTCTTCTGtagaaagaaaaagaatttAAGAACTGCGGTCAGCCTCACTTTGATTTTTGCCACTttactgatgcttcagaaattaATAACAGTGGACACGAATATTAAAAGTATCAAAGTGAAAAACAAATTTTGTGGCCCCGAATGTTCgtcattaaaaagaaaaatcataaaGGCCGTTGAAAATTCATCTCAGTCAGGCGGGAATGACTTGGCGCTGGTAGGAAAACCCATGCCAACAAAATGGGACGTGTCTAGAATCAAATGTAGTGAAAATTACACGATAACGGACCAAGGCTGGTTTCGTCGTTTGAACCCAAAGTTCCGTGAATTTGTACTGAAAAGACATTGCAGATACTTCCCAATGTTGCTGAATCACCCTGAGAAGTGTAGCGGCGACGTGGATGTTCTGGTCGTGGTCAAATCGGTTATTGAAGAACATGACCGACGAGAGGCCGTGCGACAGACCTGGGGAAAGGAGCAAGAAATCCAGGGATTGAAAATCAAAACGCTGTTTCTCCTAGGCACTCCTGCCACTGGTAAAGACGCGCGAAATTTACAAGCCCTGGTCCAATATGAAGACCGAACTTACGGGGACATCTTACAGTGGGACTTCATGGACACCTTCTTCAATCTCACCTTAAAGGAGGTGAACTTTCTGAGGTGGTTCAACATCTACTGCAGTGGGGTTCCCTTCATCTTCAAAGGGGACGATGATGTATTCGTCCACACCAAGAACCTAATTGAACTAATTGGCTTTAGGGTGGAGGAGAACAAGGTGGAAAACCTCATTGTAGGGGACACCATTTTAGAAGCCAAACCGATAAGAAATCGCCAGAGTAAATATTTCATTCCCAAAGAGTTGTATGATAAACGCTATCCACCTTATTTGGGTGGAGGAGGATTTCTCATGTCCTCTCAGGTGGCCCGAAGGGTCTTCGTGGTTTCTGAGAGCGTGGAACTTTACCCCattgatgatgtgtttttggGCATGTGCCTTCAGAAGCTGCACATCGTCCCCGAGCTGCATCTGGGCTTCAGGACATTCGGGATCATAAAGCGGAAAGTGACGCCGCTGAACCGGGAGCCGTGCTTTTTCCGCAACCTCATCGTGGTGCACAAACTCATTCCGCAGGAGCTGCTGCACATGTGGAATCTTGTACAAAACGAGGAATTGGTCTGCGCCAGACAAGTCGTAATATGA
- the cep104 gene encoding centrosomal protein of 104 kDa isoform X1, with protein MIHSESQDLFKNEKTFAHAHRSQLSNGGYGDERRQLLYLELRNGMPHKIGFAVISWSGHEGNYSAKKLMVHAPTVTGWRSTRFCPFPQEIILQLVERCRIRKLQLLAHQYLIPSKIEFHIGDRLPESSSHQQDHILHRLGYVSLSDNEKTGFRARELKSVHVDAVGSYLKLTFHRNHVNQYNIYNQVALVALNILGDPVDGNAIGTALSRDQLIDQYLNNSQHSSALDGTYTGLSSYKCESISPLDDLAFDMYQDPEVAHIIRLLDQKKQDMVREERFDLAKKLKQAIADLQKVGERLGRYDVEKHSAIEREDYDIAKQKKEQMEAYRLTVYQQLELHNMLDISQIHRISELSNSEFPSPRAGTQKHTPHPGDSPTKRRQGQHVKETHEQDTSKPASTKHTVAPTPLSPPHASKIDTSSLPYDERPLPALRKRLNDQPVSELDEMPPQTDTSTPRSPGSSGQPEPLTEKAQREASLPIEIYGETLVAGAYSKTWSYREDALLTVYKKLMEVPPGTPKAELRSMTRAAVFLCKKALTDKVSSVFLASLNLLRMILSEFIPNHQLGKSEISHCVEQTWNNLLSRTGDSTLRLRTPAVTFIQEMASFKEVRALQVVPLELVKPMQSSVPARLALSRLELLEKLLEQLGTRNSGFTLDNIMRFLAGGLEHSAASVRELSVRVVQAMYHLHGKAVMNYLPPDDTSTRKNVLYKNLFDSLTKLDGNNVNMQKSKKVSEREDGEREKEEIRSLQEQLAVLKEISEKGKENTKEPEKKAEKAAKSAGVKKVNQSVPADAKGSQSSAANYLDNLCIFCGERDVSFTEDGLDLHYWKHCPMLQRCLQCRQVVEIASLTEHLLTECERRADFTQCPLCSEALTQDKLTEHAQSTACNPPTSGENCNHCPLCHENFASGEEAWKSHLMGPEGCKQNSRRRAVQQSTLSHAQGKTVSSTGVARTTMVISESKARGQGRGSRIPAPASRNNKHTRIPPGKASTLRLQQA; from the exons CTCAGTTGTCAAACGGTGGTTATGGAGATGAACGTAGGCAACTGCTATATTTGG AGCTCAGGAACGGGATGCCTCATAAGATAGGCTTTGCTGTGATCAGCTGGTCTGGTCATGAAGGAAACTACAGTGCCAAAAAGCTGATGGTCCATGCGCCCACCGTCACTGGCTGGAGATCCACCAG GTTCTGTCCATTTCCTCAGGAAATCATTCTGCAGTTGGTTGAAAGATGTCGCATAAGGAAACTCCAGCTACTGGCCCATCAGTATCTGATCCCGTCCAAGATCGAGTTCCACATTGGAGATAGACTGCCAGAGTCCAGCTCGCATCAGCAGGATCATATTCTCCATAGATTGGG GTATGTGTCTCTGTCTGACAACGAGAAGACTGGTTTCAGAGCCAgagagctgaagtcagttcatgTCGATGCTGTTGGGTCTTACCTGAAGCTCACTTTTCACAGAAACCATGTTAATCAGTACAACATTTACAATCAG GTTGCATTGGTGGCTCTAAATATTTTGGGTGACCCTGTGGATGGAAATGCCATTGGGACAGCA CTAAGCAGAGATCAGCTGATTGATCAATATCTAAACAACAGCCAACATAGCTCAGCATTGGATGGCACATACACTGG GCTCTCGAGTTATAAATGTGAATCTATCTCGCCCCTCGATGACTTGGCGTTTGACATGTATCAGGACCCTGAGGTGGCACACATCATTCGGCTACTGGACCAGAAAAAACAGGACATGGTTCGGGAGGAAAGATTTGATCTGGCCAAAAAACTTAAACAAGCTATTGCAGACCTGCAAAAG GTGGGTGAACGTTTGGGCCGGTATGATGTGGAGAAACACAGTGCCATAGAGCGAGAGGACTATGACATAGCCAAGCAGAAAAAGGAACAAATGGAGGCTTACAGGCTCACAGTGTACCAGCAGCTGGAGCTTCACAACATGCTGGACATCAGTCAA atTCACAGAATTTCTGAGCTTTCCAACTCTGAATTCCCCTCTCCACGTGCTGGGACACAGAAACACACGCCTCATCCAGGGGACTCACCCACGAAGAGAAGACAGGGACAGCATGTGAAGGAGACACATGAGCAGGACACTTCAAAACCAGCTAGCACCAAACATACAGTCGCCCCAACACCCCTCTCTCCTCCTCACGCTTCTAAGATTGAT ACCAGCTCCCTTCCTTATGATGAGAGGCCTTTACCTGCTCTTAGGAAGAGGTTGAATGATCAACCAGTCAGTGAGCTTGACGAGATGCCCCCTCAGACAGACACAAGCACTCCACGTAGCCCTGGGTCCTCAGGACAACCAGAACCACTCACAGAGAAAGCTCAGAGAGAGGCCAGTCTGCCCATTGAGATCTATGGAGAGACTCTG GTGGCAGGGGCCTATTCAAAGACGTGGTCTTACAGGGAGGATGCTTTGCTGACAGTCTACAAGAAACTGATGGAGGTTCCACCCGGTACCCCAAAAGCAGAACTACGGAGCATGACAAGAGCAGCTGTGTTCCTCTGCAAGAAAGCACTCACAGATAAAGTGTCATCT GTATTTCTTGCATCTCTGAATCTGCTTCGAATGATTCTGAGTGAGTTTATTCCCAACCATCAGCTGGGCAAATCTGAGATCAGTCACTGTGTGGAACAGACTTGGAATAATCTGCTCTCTAGGACTGGAGACTCAACCCTGAGACTCAGAACACCAGCTGTCACCTTCATACAG GAAATGGCTTCATTTAAGGAGGTGAGAGCTCTGCAGGTGGTTCCTTTGGAGCTCGTCAAGCCCATGCAGAGCAGTGTACCCGCTAGACTGGCACTGAGCAGACTGGAACTGTTGGAGAAGCTTCTAGAACAGCTGGGCACCAGGAACTCTGGCTTCACTCTCGACAACATCATGCGG TTTCTGGCAGGTGGATTGGAGCACAGCGCTGCCTCAGTGCGTGAGCTCTCTGTGAGAGTCGTACAGGCTATGTACCATCTTCACGGTAAAGCAGTTATGAATTATCTTCCACCTGATGACACCAGCACACGTAAAAACGTCCTCTACAAGAACCTTTTCGACTCGCTCACCAAGTTAGACGGAAACAACGTCAATATGCAG AAGTCAAAAAAAGTGTCAGAACGGGAAGacggtgagagagagaaagaggaaatcAGGAGCTTACAGGAGCAGCTTGCAGTGCTGAAGGAGATCAGT gagaaaggaaaggaaaatacCAAAGAACCTGAGAAAAAAGCTGAGAAGGCGGCCAAATCAG CAGGTGTTAAGAAGGTAAACCAGTCTGTCCCTGCTGATGCGAAAGGCAGCCAATCATCTGCAGCTAACTACCTAGACAA TCTGTGTATTTTCTGTGGGGAGAGAGATGTGTCATTCACTGAGGACGGACTCGACCTGCACTACTGGAAACACTGCCCGATGCTGCAGCGTTGCCTTCAGTGCAgacag gTCGTGGAGATTGCGAGTCTGACAGAGCACTTGCTGACAGAGTGTGAGCGGAGGGCAGATTTCACCCAGTGTCCTCTCTGCTCCGAAGCCCTCACCCAAGATAAGCTAACTGAGCATGCTCAGAGCACTGCTTGCAATC CACCAACTTCTGGAGAAAATTGTAATCACTGTCCTCTCTGCCATGAAAACTTCGCCTCAGGGGAGGAG GCCTGGAAGTCTCACCTCATGGGACCTGAGGGTTGTAAACAGAACTCACGGAGGAGAGCGGTACAGCAGAGCACTCTCTCACACGCACAAG GAAAGACCGTCAGCAGCACAGGTGTAGCTAGAACAACAATGGTCATTTCTGAGTCCAAGGCTCGAGGGCAGGGAAGAGGCAGTCGCATACCCGCTCCTGCTTCCAGAAACAACAAACACACCAGAATTCCTCCAGGCAAGGCCTCTACCCTCCGACTACAACAGGCGTGA
- the cep104 gene encoding centrosomal protein of 104 kDa isoform X2: MIHSESQDLFKNEKTFAHAHRSQLSNGGYGDERRQLLYLELRNGMPHKIGFAVISWSGHEGNYSAKKLMVHAPTVTGWRSTRFCPFPQEIILQLVERCRIRKLQLLAHQYLIPSKIEFHIGDRLPESSSHQQDHILHRLGYVSLSDNEKTGFRARELKSVHVDAVGSYLKLTFHRNHVNQYNIYNQVALVALNILGDPVDGNAIGTALSRDQLIDQYLNNSQHSSALDGTYTGLSSYKCESISPLDDLAFDMYQDPEVAHIIRLLDQKKQDMVREERFDLAKKLKQAIADLQKVGERLGRYDVEKHSAIEREDYDIAKQKKEQMEAYRLTVYQQLELHNMLDISQIHRISELSNSEFPSPRAGTQKHTPHPGDSPTKRRQGQHVKETHEQDTSKPASTKHTVAPTPLSPPHASKIDTSSLPYDERPLPALRKRLNDQPVSELDEMPPQTDTSTPRSPGSSGQPEPLTEKAQREASLPIEIYGETLVAGAYSKTWSYREDALLTVYKKLMEVPPGTPKAELRSMTRAAVFLCKKALTDKVSSVFLASLNLLRMILSEFIPNHQLGKSEISHCVEQTWNNLLSRTGDSTLRLRTPAVTFIQEMASFKEVRALQVVPLELVKPMQSSVPARLALSRLELLEKLLEQLGTRNSGFTLDNIMRFLAGGLEHSAASVRELSVRVVQAMYHLHGKAVMNYLPPDDTSTRKNVLYKNLFDSLTKLDGNNVNMQKSKKVSEREDGEREKEEIRSLQEQLAVLKEISEKGKENTKEPEKKAEKAAKSGVKKVNQSVPADAKGSQSSAANYLDNLCIFCGERDVSFTEDGLDLHYWKHCPMLQRCLQCRQVVEIASLTEHLLTECERRADFTQCPLCSEALTQDKLTEHAQSTACNPPTSGENCNHCPLCHENFASGEEAWKSHLMGPEGCKQNSRRRAVQQSTLSHAQGKTVSSTGVARTTMVISESKARGQGRGSRIPAPASRNNKHTRIPPGKASTLRLQQA; this comes from the exons CTCAGTTGTCAAACGGTGGTTATGGAGATGAACGTAGGCAACTGCTATATTTGG AGCTCAGGAACGGGATGCCTCATAAGATAGGCTTTGCTGTGATCAGCTGGTCTGGTCATGAAGGAAACTACAGTGCCAAAAAGCTGATGGTCCATGCGCCCACCGTCACTGGCTGGAGATCCACCAG GTTCTGTCCATTTCCTCAGGAAATCATTCTGCAGTTGGTTGAAAGATGTCGCATAAGGAAACTCCAGCTACTGGCCCATCAGTATCTGATCCCGTCCAAGATCGAGTTCCACATTGGAGATAGACTGCCAGAGTCCAGCTCGCATCAGCAGGATCATATTCTCCATAGATTGGG GTATGTGTCTCTGTCTGACAACGAGAAGACTGGTTTCAGAGCCAgagagctgaagtcagttcatgTCGATGCTGTTGGGTCTTACCTGAAGCTCACTTTTCACAGAAACCATGTTAATCAGTACAACATTTACAATCAG GTTGCATTGGTGGCTCTAAATATTTTGGGTGACCCTGTGGATGGAAATGCCATTGGGACAGCA CTAAGCAGAGATCAGCTGATTGATCAATATCTAAACAACAGCCAACATAGCTCAGCATTGGATGGCACATACACTGG GCTCTCGAGTTATAAATGTGAATCTATCTCGCCCCTCGATGACTTGGCGTTTGACATGTATCAGGACCCTGAGGTGGCACACATCATTCGGCTACTGGACCAGAAAAAACAGGACATGGTTCGGGAGGAAAGATTTGATCTGGCCAAAAAACTTAAACAAGCTATTGCAGACCTGCAAAAG GTGGGTGAACGTTTGGGCCGGTATGATGTGGAGAAACACAGTGCCATAGAGCGAGAGGACTATGACATAGCCAAGCAGAAAAAGGAACAAATGGAGGCTTACAGGCTCACAGTGTACCAGCAGCTGGAGCTTCACAACATGCTGGACATCAGTCAA atTCACAGAATTTCTGAGCTTTCCAACTCTGAATTCCCCTCTCCACGTGCTGGGACACAGAAACACACGCCTCATCCAGGGGACTCACCCACGAAGAGAAGACAGGGACAGCATGTGAAGGAGACACATGAGCAGGACACTTCAAAACCAGCTAGCACCAAACATACAGTCGCCCCAACACCCCTCTCTCCTCCTCACGCTTCTAAGATTGAT ACCAGCTCCCTTCCTTATGATGAGAGGCCTTTACCTGCTCTTAGGAAGAGGTTGAATGATCAACCAGTCAGTGAGCTTGACGAGATGCCCCCTCAGACAGACACAAGCACTCCACGTAGCCCTGGGTCCTCAGGACAACCAGAACCACTCACAGAGAAAGCTCAGAGAGAGGCCAGTCTGCCCATTGAGATCTATGGAGAGACTCTG GTGGCAGGGGCCTATTCAAAGACGTGGTCTTACAGGGAGGATGCTTTGCTGACAGTCTACAAGAAACTGATGGAGGTTCCACCCGGTACCCCAAAAGCAGAACTACGGAGCATGACAAGAGCAGCTGTGTTCCTCTGCAAGAAAGCACTCACAGATAAAGTGTCATCT GTATTTCTTGCATCTCTGAATCTGCTTCGAATGATTCTGAGTGAGTTTATTCCCAACCATCAGCTGGGCAAATCTGAGATCAGTCACTGTGTGGAACAGACTTGGAATAATCTGCTCTCTAGGACTGGAGACTCAACCCTGAGACTCAGAACACCAGCTGTCACCTTCATACAG GAAATGGCTTCATTTAAGGAGGTGAGAGCTCTGCAGGTGGTTCCTTTGGAGCTCGTCAAGCCCATGCAGAGCAGTGTACCCGCTAGACTGGCACTGAGCAGACTGGAACTGTTGGAGAAGCTTCTAGAACAGCTGGGCACCAGGAACTCTGGCTTCACTCTCGACAACATCATGCGG TTTCTGGCAGGTGGATTGGAGCACAGCGCTGCCTCAGTGCGTGAGCTCTCTGTGAGAGTCGTACAGGCTATGTACCATCTTCACGGTAAAGCAGTTATGAATTATCTTCCACCTGATGACACCAGCACACGTAAAAACGTCCTCTACAAGAACCTTTTCGACTCGCTCACCAAGTTAGACGGAAACAACGTCAATATGCAG AAGTCAAAAAAAGTGTCAGAACGGGAAGacggtgagagagagaaagaggaaatcAGGAGCTTACAGGAGCAGCTTGCAGTGCTGAAGGAGATCAGT gagaaaggaaaggaaaatacCAAAGAACCTGAGAAAAAAGCTGAGAAGGCGGCCAAATCAG GTGTTAAGAAGGTAAACCAGTCTGTCCCTGCTGATGCGAAAGGCAGCCAATCATCTGCAGCTAACTACCTAGACAA TCTGTGTATTTTCTGTGGGGAGAGAGATGTGTCATTCACTGAGGACGGACTCGACCTGCACTACTGGAAACACTGCCCGATGCTGCAGCGTTGCCTTCAGTGCAgacag gTCGTGGAGATTGCGAGTCTGACAGAGCACTTGCTGACAGAGTGTGAGCGGAGGGCAGATTTCACCCAGTGTCCTCTCTGCTCCGAAGCCCTCACCCAAGATAAGCTAACTGAGCATGCTCAGAGCACTGCTTGCAATC CACCAACTTCTGGAGAAAATTGTAATCACTGTCCTCTCTGCCATGAAAACTTCGCCTCAGGGGAGGAG GCCTGGAAGTCTCACCTCATGGGACCTGAGGGTTGTAAACAGAACTCACGGAGGAGAGCGGTACAGCAGAGCACTCTCTCACACGCACAAG GAAAGACCGTCAGCAGCACAGGTGTAGCTAGAACAACAATGGTCATTTCTGAGTCCAAGGCTCGAGGGCAGGGAAGAGGCAGTCGCATACCCGCTCCTGCTTCCAGAAACAACAAACACACCAGAATTCCTCCAGGCAAGGCCTCTACCCTCCGACTACAACAGGCGTGA